The following proteins are co-located in the Pristiophorus japonicus isolate sPriJap1 unplaced genomic scaffold, sPriJap1.hap1 HAP1_SCAFFOLD_2423, whole genome shotgun sequence genome:
- the LOC139245848 gene encoding small G protein signaling modulator 3 homolog — protein sequence MVPLYSEQVLPLWLEVLCSSMQTVEKWYQPWSFLRSPGWVQIKCELRVLSRFSFSLSQDWELPVKKEDKEKKPLKDGVQDMLVKHHLFSWDIDG from the exons ATGGTGCCTTTGTACAGTGAGCAGGTACTGCCGCTATGGCTGGAGGTGCTCTGTTCGAGTATGCAGACTGTGGAGAAATGGTACCAGCCCTGGTCATTCCTTCGCAGTCCTGGCTGGGTCCAGATCAAGTGTGAACTGAG GGTCCTGTCCAGGTTTTCATTCAGCCtttctcaggactgggaactccCCGTCAAGAAAGAG GATAAAGAGAAGAAGCCTCTGAAAGACGGAGTCCAGGATATGTTGGTGAAGCATCACCTGTTCAGCTGGGATATCGATGGTTAA